The following nucleotide sequence is from Halogeometricum borinquense DSM 11551.
GCGTGGACGACGCCCTCAGCGTAACGACTCACCCGCGGCGCGTGGATGATTCGCCACCGACAGTAGCCGTCGTCCAGTTTGCGCCACGGCTCGTCCAGTTTGAGCGTTGAATCGTTTGCGTGCGTGGTGGCGACGATACTCCGGTGTCGATGCAGATCCAAGTCGGAGGGAACTGCGGCCATCGCCGCCTGCGCCACATCGAGGACGATGCCGTTTTTGAACGTCGTCGGGTTGATCGTGCCCGAATCGAGACCGTGGGCCGTCTCGAACGGTGGGTCAGCCAGCGCCACGTCGTCGATAGTGACCGACCGGAGGCGACGCTCACCCAATGGGTCCAAAACGACGTCACCATCCGGCCCGTACAGTGGGTCGAGATACTCATCCCAGACCGTTCGTGCGAGGTCAACGTGTTCCTCGTCGTCCACGTTTCGGGCGAGATAGGCCGCTAAATCCGCGATTCCGTCCACGTGGACGGGGTCGAGGGTCATGCTGCATCTGTGGATGTGTGCGTAGAAAAACCCCCACTTCCTCCGGTATCAGCGACTAGCTACCGTCTGGCTGTCACTATCTGGCCTTGCACGAACGCAAACGGTCATGAGGCTCAATTACGTACTATCAGCCGTGACCATCCGGGCAGTCGGGTTCGATCTCGACTACACACTCGCCGTACCCACGCGCGACCGAGCGACGATTCTGCGTGACGCCGCAACGGACGCGGGTGCGCCGCCACTCTCCAGAGACGCGTATCTCGACGCGCATCAACAGCATCTGACACAGGAGACGCGAACGCCGATTTTCCGCACGCTCCTCGACGGCCGAGAATCCGATACGGACCCCGCGGCCGTCGCCACTGCGTACCGCGAACACATCGCTGATGCCCTCGTTCTCATCGACAACGCAGCGCAGTTCCTCGCCGAACTGCGCGGTCAGTACACGGTGGGACTTCTCACGAACGGTCCACGCGTGGCCCAGCGGGACAAACTCGACACGCTTGGCTGGAACGACGCCTTCGACGTGGCACTCGTCACCGGAGAACTGCCCGCCGGAAAACCGAACTCCGCCGCGTTTGAGGCACTACTGGATGCTCTCGGCACCGACGCCGCCGAGACGGCGTACGTCGGTGACGACGTGGATGCCGACATCGGCGGGGCGGCGAACGCCGGACTCGTCCCCATTCAAGTGGTCTTCGACGGTGGACCGGATCCCGATCCGCGCGCCGCCGCGCACGTCGAACGCGACGAGTTAGTGCGGCGACTGCCGTCGGTTCTCGATTCGCTCTAGTTGCGCTCTCGATACGGAGTTACTCGGTGGCGACGACGCGCAGTGCCGGTAAGAGCCACTTCACCTGTGCGCCGTTTTCGACGAAGACGAGCGTTCGCGCCGGCTTG
It contains:
- a CDS encoding HAD family hydrolase; this translates as MTIRAVGFDLDYTLAVPTRDRATILRDAATDAGAPPLSRDAYLDAHQQHLTQETRTPIFRTLLDGRESDTDPAAVATAYREHIADALVLIDNAAQFLAELRGQYTVGLLTNGPRVAQRDKLDTLGWNDAFDVALVTGELPAGKPNSAAFEALLDALGTDAAETAYVGDDVDADIGGAANAGLVPIQVVFDGGPDPDPRAAAHVERDELVRRLPSVLDSL